The genomic region TTGCATattaactcccacatctttatatttatattgttatataaattcattttaattaattaatattaaaatgctccaacaatcccccactcatttaaaattaatcttttagttaaaaAGAGATTACTAAGCAGAGACGGGTCATtatgcatcatgaaggtgtgctctgcattaaaccttcacttagtaaaacagCGACTCAACTCTAGAGTCATAGTGGTCTCTGACTTGAACTAGgactactttaggaaaattaagcGTCATtgcttacacataacaacccagGTATTGACATGAGTttttatagctagcactttGCTGCCGTGTGCTGATTCTAGTTTCAtaagtgtatttgagattaagtccaaatctcatagggaTCGGCCCTACCCCTACAttcacataggtgaaattttgtcaagggtgctCCTGTAATTCTTACACCCCACTCATATgagctacaaattttattgagaTTGTTTTActtaacctctccacattacaagataaatgcacttacatcataggaatgaacaattaaaaaaattatttacaaaataaataaataaatagtgcaTTTCTTACGACCATCGTATGGTTCATTTTTCCCATTGGACCCAATTCTAAAGATCTCTAGTCCTTAGGTTGGGTATCCTCATGTATGGCTCATAAAtctatggactttagtcccATCCCCATTGATGTATATTAGACCCTATCTttttgccaaggccttggtaaatgAATCTGtaagattatcattagattaaACATAATCCACAATTATGACGCTACTACTCAAATAACATCACACGGTACTGTGTTTTTTTCTTATAGGTCTggatttaccattgtaataacagtttttaactctaccaattgtGGCAGTTccatcacaatgaattaatataggtggaattggTATTTCCCAAAGttgaatttcatataacaaatctctaagtCAATTTGCTTCTTTACTAGCTAaagctaatgctattaattcagcttTCATTGTTGAATTAGAAATCATTGTTTGCCTTTTAGATTTCTAACAAATAGTACCACTACCTAAGGTAACAATATAACcagtggtagagagagaatcacctgaCAAAGTATTTCAATCGGCATCACTAATAGCTTCAATCACAACAaggtatttttttataaaataagccataGCTTTTTGTACTAATTACATATCTCATGACTTGTTCAATAGTTAGCCAATGATCTTTACCaggcttgctagtaaatctgctAAGCACTCCTACTATATATGTaatgtcaggtctagtacaatcaatagcataacgcaaactaccaatgatgctagcataatccttttggttaaaaatctcatcatcattattcataggaaataaataaacactagaatcaaaaggagtagtTACACTTTTGtgattatgaaaattatattttctcaatattttctcaacataatgtgattgatcaatAAATATTCTATcacatatttttgtaattttcatgcccaaaataaaattagcctcaccaagatctttcatatcaaaatagtttttaagcatattttttgtctcatttatatatatttaagccAAAAAtcagcatatcatccacatagaggctaataataatatgtaaattattccatgatttagaataaatacatttatcatattcattttatttataaccattctcaatcatgTAGAAATCAAATTTTCCATGCTACTGTTTAAGTGTCTGTTTTAAGACATATAGGGATTTATTTAGCTTATATACTTTGCTTTCTTGtttaggctccacaaagcctTTGGGTTGATCtatataaatctcttcctctaggtccccatttagaaaagcagtttttacatccatttgatgaatttttcaatcaaaaattgcaataataacaattaataatctAGTAGATGCAATTCTTGTAACCGGATAAACgtatcaaagaaatcaatatcatctttttgtttaaagccttttgcaacaaacctagctttaaacttatttattgaTCCATTcggttttaattttttctaaggacccatttacaTCCTATGGTCTTACAACCCAGTGGAAGATCTacaaatttccaaattctattagaaattagagatttcATCTCATCATTCATAAcctctttccaaaatatagcatcaggtgatgttaaagcttcttttaaaatttggggattttcctcaatgttaaaaacataataattaggaataaaattcttttcaactctagctcttttactcatttctaggttccatttcaaaacttttttgattttgtaaatgagaAGTAGAAAaactaggttgtgacaaaatattttttacacccccactatatttcaatttaaaaagaaatttttcttcatgaaaaattgcattactagattcaaaaattattttattttcaatatcaAGAAATCTATAAGCTACACTATTAAtcgcataaccaagaaaaggTTAGGTAGTAGCTTTTATAcataatttaggtattttagaGTCAGTAAGCTttacacaaacaaaacaacctCATACTCTCAAATATTCCAAATTTGGCATATGTcctttccacatctcaaaaAGTGGGGTACGTGACATTTTATGTGGCACCTTATTCAAAACATGACATGTGGTTAAAATAGTTTCACCCaaaaaatgtaaaggtgcaTCAAATTCAATAAACATGgtatttgttaactcaattagagttctattttttctttcaaccacACCATTAAAAGCAGATGGTATGATATagtagtttcatggataatttCCAAAGACtaaacaaatgagttgaatgcacttgattcatactcatGACCTCTATcgcttcttattctttttatttttcttccgaattgattttcaacttcttttaaagatcatgaaatttttcaaaagtatcacttttatttttcaacaaaaaaacagttgtatattttgagaaatcatcaatgaaagtgataatatatctatttccttCATGagttaaaattttctcaaattcacatgaatcggagtgaattaactcaagcaattcagaatttcttacaacacttttatgcAGCCTTTTTGTAATATTAACTTGactaaaattttcacatttttcaaaatcttttgacagtcttggaaTTAATTATAAACTACTTATGATTTtcacatatctactatttatatgacacaaacgagcatgccaaaaattaatagaagaaagcgTATAAACTGAACTGGTggatgttttattattttcaacatttaatttaaacatttcATTACAAGCATAACGCTTGCCCACAAATAATCtctttttagtgattacataattatcagattccatAATCTGCTTGAATCCAACCTTATCAAGTAAAAAGCTTGACATCAAATTCATCATCATGGACATagtgtaaagtacatctttTAATATTAGCACATGTCTAGAAGTGAATTTCAAATCGacctcaccactcccaagaaccttggttttgctaAAGTTAGCAagcataattattttttcttcttcaaaggGAGTGTACAACTTGAACCAATCTTTGTCATAGCAGACATGCCTATTAACACCTGAATCTTcccaccacccttcaacatattgcactatattgatgtctgtaatcatagccactaaaggctcttcATTTATGTTAGCCTGTGGAATAGATTCACATTtccgaaatttgcaaaatcgagcaatatgccTACTCTTGccacaaataaaacaagatctattaaattgatcttgtgaagggaatccttggttcttattattatttttattcgggtttccccttccttaaggtttattattatttttgaaaactctCTCTTTTGGCTTCAGttgaccatttctaggaaaataatttttgggcatattattattggctgaaataaggtttacctttgtggtggaattaccattgctctcttgtgtcattagtgcatcttgtcctctagcctcctccacacggatgcatgtgatcaaagtctccaaagatgttttcttttgtttgtgccGCAAAGTCGTTTGGAACTAcctccaagattgtggtagtttaCCAAGTATCAACTATGCTAGCTACCACCAGATTATCTTCAATCTTGAGATCTCCAATACtctcatttggtttctcttaTGTATGCTCCATGTACtgaatttctttaaaattgttgttgcaaacacaataataatgaaaataacacaaagagaaactaaGGAATATTTCTGAATATTATTTATGTGAGATTAGAAAATACACattatttggactgaggcgcgacACTCGTTCTCTTTAaagagattcaagcccttggttgacTAAATTTTGTAATCAGTGCAAACCTTCTCTAACTTGTCTCTCCCAGGATACAATAGTCCAACAAAtttcgtatggctagaacaattTCTGCACAAAGTGTTTAAACCCAAAACTCTACTAGAAAGAATAGCATTCTTTACCAAGaacctctttattttttagtgtataaAAATGCTTGCAATTGCTGGATTTTTTGGTGTGTTAACATTGTCATATTGTAGTAACTTGGATTGAATTTGAatgagtctatttataggctcaataaGCCTTATGAAATTATTAAccaaattaatttgattaattaggtccaaaATTCTGATATGGTGAGTattacaagattaattgctgGTTATACAATTAAATGGATGAGATAAGGAGTTTCTGAAGAATAAATAGACCCAACAAGTAATCCAGTAAGTGGGTGAATGATtcttcattttccataataaaaaagGTCATTTACTCACtaatgaatataaaaattatttcgaTGTATCTAACTCAATATTTGCTCAATATATATCAACCCATTAATTaccataattaaaaagaataaagaaatttCTCCCATTTTTAACGTGAGATTAAACGTTTttactaactcctcatcttccatattaactcctacatttttatatttatattgtcatataaatttattttaattaattaatattaaaatgctccattAATTtctactaaaaatattattattattattatcattattaaaaaacaaaattcgaGTTCAcgaatattttttacaatacctCTTGATATGATTACGACGAGAATATTACATTTTCTAATAGTACAAGTATAAGAATAAAGAGCGAGAGTGAGAACGAAGCAacagccaaaaagaaaaggacccGTTTAGAGCATTTAGAAAGCATCGAAAATCTTTAACCTTTCCATTAATTATGTACGTGATTTTGTCTCCATACGCAAAGTGATACAGACAGAATATGGACCTTTTAATATACAATGACAACTACAAATTGAGGAGGCTGAGAAAATAACATGGAGCAAgtgattaaaaattttaaatcattaaagaaagTGGATTTTAAATAACTCAAATTTTTCTGGTGGTCATAAATTCCTCCTATAAGCTGAGAACAAATCGCGGatttgtttctccaaaaaaaaaataaattaagatttAGCCATTAAGGTTTGATATCAcctatataattataaaatattaaaatttatttatattttgacttagggcatgtttggtaaaCTGTAGTAGATactgtaatgtaataactattcgtctataaaatgagaaataacTATTTATCTCTAAAAGtgttataataaatattcattAGCCGGTGACATAATTTCTAAcactaatatatttctaaataagcaaattttctaacaattatggaaataaaaaatcataaaaaaataattcatatctttgtcaaatttaaaaaattattttataggaaatataattgtatgagtaatatatttcttaaaatatatcttaagttttattctaatattaCAACTCATAACCAAACGTATGAATatatttagttaatttattacaacacattttatttccAATAGTACAAGATTACCATTCTTGTTGTAAACCTTATTCGGTGTATCAAATATGCCCTTAACAGAAAAGagtgaattttttatttctatttttatggAGTAAAGAGTAATTATTATGCCATGGATGTCTTAAATTTCAAGTTCTTTGATATATATTGAATAAGGTAAGGTTTTCATCAAATGCTCTTATGTGCCAGATAGAATACCAAGCCAACACATGGTCATTTGACCATGTTGTGCTTAAGTCACCTCAACTGCACAAATACATGAGAGGCAAGCTAAccccataaaaataattatttgcaagaaaaaaaaaactacaaaaaaaaattcattataccGTTGCTATTACACATTCAATACATACTCCTTAAAATCagttaaaattgtaaaactgtagtattttatttcataaatttaactaaaattgtttttatataaaattttagtcTTTGTAGCAGGTGTGTGTGTGCGAAGAGTGTGTAactagtgttttttttctttagtaaatAATGGTAAGCAGCGTGTGATAATCATTATTTCGACTCGTACTGAAAAACAGTgtgtaagaaagaaagacacCCAAATAAATCCATGCTGTCTCCTAGTAATAGTAGCAACACAATCTCAAAAGCATCGAACAACTTCAACCTCTCCTCAACGATAAGAGAAATCCACACATTGCCCAATCATTCCCATCCCTTCTTCACGtccacatctctctctctctctgacccAACAACAACACCCAATCAAAAACCACCCCATTTCCCACATCCACATAATAATCAAACCCTTCACAAACACACATACCCACACACACTCTTTTCCTTACTCACACTTCTCAGAGACATATCACAAACACTTAGCCATGGCTTCAGCCACTGCACCCACCACCCTCTCTCTCCTCCCCACCACCACTTCCTCCTCTACCTCCCACACTCGCTCTTCACTCCTCCACCTCTCACCCACTTCTTCTTCCATTTCTCTACGCTCCACAAGCCTTCGTCGCCTTGGTTTCTCAGCCGCTGACCCTCTCTTATCTCTCCAAGTGGCCTCCAAAGTCCGATCATTTGGTGGCAAAGGAGTGAGGGGCGTTGTGTCTATGGTCAAGAAGAGTGTTGGAGACTTGACTTCCGCGGACTTGAAGGGGAAGAAGGTGTTTGTGAGAGCTGACTTGAATGTGCCTCTCAATGACAACCAGGAGATCACTGATGATACAAGGATCAGGGCTGCTATACCAACTATCAAGCATTTGATTCAGAATGGGGCAAAAGTCCTTCTTTCCAGCCATTTGGTACGTGGGTTTTGGAGATTTTGaggttttggtttttgggttttgatcatATTGTGGGATTTTGATGGTTCCTTGTGATTGTGGGTATTAGAATAATGTTTTGAGTAGTTAAAATTCATTGTTTCTTTATCTTAAGTAAGCTTTTGACCGGAAATTTATGGTATGAGAGTAGGCTCCTCTTATTAGTGGGTGTAGCAGTATATTGAATCAAGTCTTTGCTGGTTTGGGTTTTGTTCATGTACTGAATTTTGATGTTTGCTGAATTGGGCTTTGATCATGTATTGAATTTTGCTGGTTTTGACGATTTTGTGATGTTTAATTAATTGTTATGTTTTAGTCTTTGATCAATGCAGTTTTCTCAAGTAGTTCATAGATGGTTCTTTGTAAATTTGAGGAATGGTTTGTGTTTTGGAATCAAATATGTATTTCTGATGGTTCTTTGTTATTGTGGGACTATATAAGTTTCTGTTACAGTTGTTTCTAATGGGTGTTTAGTACTCTTTTGTCTGtttgattaatttgttagagTCATAGAAAATTAAGTTATTCATTTCTAGTAATAATTGAGTATATTGTAATTTCTATTTAATTAATGGCTACTTCTTTGGGTGTTTTAACACTAGACGAGACATTTGTTCTGGCTTGTACATTCATATCTTATTGCAGAAAGATacgttaataaaaaaatttacattgttGTTGTCATGATGCCTTACTTGAAGGCAGATCATGTTTTTGAAGTAGTTGTCTGTTGAACCAAATGGGGCTCACATTCTTATCTCTTCCATTTTAAGGACTGCTTAATATGTTTACTTTGATGAGCTAAATTAATGATAATTTCATTGATTCTTCAGGGACGACCAAAGGGTGTTACTCCAAAATTTAGCCTGGCACCACTTGTACCTCGACTTTCTGAACTCCTAGGCATTCAGGTGCGTCCTTGCCTTCAAGAATGCagtaggaaaagaaaaaaaaaatatgaagaattttCAATATTTGTGGATTGTGACTAATATCTGGGAATCCTCCGTTATTTGTTTATGATGACGGACAGGTTGTAAAAGCAGATGACTGTATTGGTCCAGAGGTAGAAAAGTTGGTGGCTTCACTTCCTGATGGCAGTGTTCTTCTTCTTGAAAATGTGAGATTTTACAAGGAGGAAGAAAAGAATGATCCTGAGTTTGCAAAGAAGCTTGCATCCTTAGCAGATCTTTACGTGAATGATGCATTTGGAACTGCACATAGAGCTCATGCATCAACAGAAGGAGTTACAAAATTCTTGAAGCCATCTGTTGCAGGGTTCCTATTGCAGAAGGTGGGCTTCTCAATTTTCATTATCTAGAGATATATTGACCTACAAATATTCTGCTGgattttttgctgaaattttaAAGAAGTTTATCACTTATGGATGATTCATATCTTTCACAACCGAATTAACTGGTGACAGCTGATGTAGAACCCATATTTGTCAGTAATGCAATGTGCATGAATGGAGGAACACTTATAGTTAGGGTGGATAAATCAAAAGAATCAATTCTTCCTTTATGGTTCTTAGGACCTGTGAGAGTAATTTAGATGGATgatcaattttttcattttttcttctaagAGCAATCATGGAGGACTGTTTATCAAATGTGAACATCCTAGATTTTCTGTTGTTTCTTCATTTCTGCATAAATATGcttgtactttttcttttttgagtgaAAACAATAGAAATATGCTTGTACTTATCAAAGAAAGTTATGATAATATTATTGTTCACTATCATCTTTTCTTGGTTTAGGAACTTGACTATCTTGTTGGAGCAGTATCAAGCCCAAAGAGGCCATTTGCAGCCATTGTGGGTGGCTCAAAGGTTTCATCCAAGATTGGAGTAATTGAATCACTTCTAGAAAAGGTTGATATCCTACTTCTAGGTGGAGGAATGATCTTCACTTTTTACAAGGCACAGGGTATCTCAGTAGGTTCATCCCTGGTAGAAGAAGATAAGCTTGATCTTGCAACAACACTCATAGAGAAGGCCAAGGCAAAGGGAGTTTCTCTTTTGTTACCTACCGATGTGGTAATTGCGGACAAGTTTGCTCCTGATGCTAACAGCAAGGTTTGTTCTCTAAGCTCCCTGTACAAAATTTGTTCCTAAGATTTGTTCTTTTTGGACATTCTGTGTTTCCAATGATAGAGAGCCTAGACTGCTAAATAAACCTTGCCAATTTTGGTTCAGTGAAACTAATCTTGACTTTAATCTACACAATACTCAATAAAATTGATGATTGTTCTCACTAACCTCCAGTATCTTTGATTCATTGTACTTTGTTAGCAAGGAATAAAAGACTGCCTTTGTCTTTGCAGATTGTGCCAGCTTCTGCCATCCCTGATGGCTGGATGGGGTTGGATATTGGACCAGATTCCATTAAAACATTCAATGATGCTTTGGAAACAACTAAAACTGTCATTTGGAATGGACCAATGGGAGTGTTTGAGTTTGACAAGTTTGCAACTGGAACAGAGgtatgtgaaaaattttgtggctatttttttattggtaggTTACATATGCATCCAGTGCGTCTTGAACACAAGACCTTGCCTTCCACCTAGAACTTATAATTGGAGgaagtgccaattgagctagagctcattggctatattcattttggtttttcattGTCCATGTACATGTTTTccaatgagctatagctcaactGCCATTTCATAATAATGGGTTGAGAGGTGAAatcatgggttcaagacctGTTGGTGACTGTAAAGTTTACCAATAGAAGAAAAGGTTCATGAACATGTTTCCTATTAATGTCTGCATATATTATGCATGTGCGGTTAGACATAAGATGTATTCCAACCTCAACCTACCTTGTCCTTTGAAACTCTATACAAAATACAAATCATCATCCAATTATCTGGGTACAAACATAGCCTAACAAGGTCCTGGTAGATAGAAATACCACTAAAGCATGCTGCCTGAAGTGGTGTACCAACTTATAGCTAGCCATGCCCAAGTTTGATGTAAAATACCCAACCATTATATGCAATTGCCACCTCTTTGTATGTGAATGACTAGAGAGTGAATTGAAGTTATATCACTGCTTGCAGGCTGTTGCAAAGAAGCTAGCAGAACTTAGTGGGAAGGGAGTGACAACAATCATTGGAGGTGGAGATTCTGTTGCTGCAGTAGAGAAAGTAGGAGTTGCTTCTGTGATGAGCCACATTTCAACTGGTGGTGGTGCTAGTTTGGAACTGTTGGAAGGCAAACAGCTTCCTGGTGTCCTTGCTCTTGATGAAGCCACACCCGTTGCTGTGTAAGGcaatttcaatttgattttttttttaacccccaTCATTTGAGGTTGTAATGCGAAATGAAATGTTGTAGGAAGATATGAGCTGTTGTTGTAAATGTACATTTGTTATGTTTGATGTAAGGTCAGATTCAATCTCtcagtccccccccccccccccctttttttccaTAGAAATTTACCAGAACAGATTGTGAAGTTGGGCAGGGATAGACacaaaaaatctaataaataagTACATTGCTCTCaatatctatttatatttttggtcaTGTCTAGTTTTAGCTTATACTCATTTTGAGCATTATTTCTGTACAATATACGatctacaaaagaaaaaaagaaaaaagaaattagagaaGGCATCAAATCAAACATGGTTTCCGTTGGATCAGTTGTTATCTTCACGTGGACACAGGTGGTTTAAATTGGGTTTTGTAAGATATTAACATTATCTCTCACTCTCCACTAGTAGTTTGGTcctcaaaatttcaaagatgaCAATAATATCAAAGGTGTGGAGaggctgattttttttttaaaaaagttgatCCCATGAGCTCTATAATCCTACGCTACGGAAATGAGTGGCCTACATGTAATGTGGTCCTTTGGACACTAATCTTCTTCTTAAGACATTTTTGTCACCTGTCATGTCCATTATAGTTACAGTCAGATGGCGAACTTTCATAAGGCCTAGGAGTTGACCTCAGCTTGGAGATTCAACCTGAAATTCTATTTGCCTATTTAAGATAGAGTTGGGGGTTACAATTGTTAATGAGATCATACGATTCATACATACCAAGTAACCTGTAACCCTTTGTAACTTTGTTTTCCTTCGATAAGGTCACCCGTTAACCGAACCAAAGTTTAATTGGGTGTGAAActaaaataagagagagatgGTCATTTTGGTTAACAAAAAGGTCACGTATTGTTGGCTGAATTGTCAATGAGATCTAACCAAGTAGCCCTTCTCCTTTCTTCACCAGTAATTTGGTACCTCATATATAACTGAACGTGATGCTGACTTAGAGTTGTGAAGATAGCTTGAACACAACCTGGATTTAGagagtttttggtttttttcacGGACTTCTTGAGGTCAGCATGAATTAATGCAAAGTATGCAACTATAAAAGTCTCAATGCCAATGCAACAATGTTCATGAGCTGGGTCAACTTACTGTACCAAATCATTTTGCACCTAACCTTGTACGTCACTATTGAACTTTTGGTGAGCAATCTCTGTTAGAAATACgtgttatattatattatataagtCAATCCCAGTCCCTCCCCAAGTTTAGTTTTGATCATCATCATAATTTTATCTTCATGATATATCAAGTTCAAAACTTAACATCTAAACTTGAACTacaattatgatt from Castanea sativa cultivar Marrone di Chiusa Pesio chromosome 11, ASM4071231v1 harbors:
- the LOC142615710 gene encoding phosphoglycerate kinase, chloroplastic, with translation MASATAPTTLSLLPTTTSSSTSHTRSSLLHLSPTSSSISLRSTSLRRLGFSAADPLLSLQVASKVRSFGGKGVRGVVSMVKKSVGDLTSADLKGKKVFVRADLNVPLNDNQEITDDTRIRAAIPTIKHLIQNGAKVLLSSHLGRPKGVTPKFSLAPLVPRLSELLGIQVVKADDCIGPEVEKLVASLPDGSVLLLENVRFYKEEEKNDPEFAKKLASLADLYVNDAFGTAHRAHASTEGVTKFLKPSVAGFLLQKELDYLVGAVSSPKRPFAAIVGGSKVSSKIGVIESLLEKVDILLLGGGMIFTFYKAQGISVGSSLVEEDKLDLATTLIEKAKAKGVSLLLPTDVVIADKFAPDANSKIVPASAIPDGWMGLDIGPDSIKTFNDALETTKTVIWNGPMGVFEFDKFATGTEAVAKKLAELSGKGVTTIIGGGDSVAAVEKVGVASVMSHISTGGGASLELLEGKQLPGVLALDEATPVAV